One genomic region from Streptomyces venezuelae encodes:
- a CDS encoding DUF6434 domain-containing protein: MSSNAGAEKRPELSTALSGDELARWYWTLAELTVLAREIGVSRSGGKVALTERLRAALDGVAPAAAPSRTRSAGHQLAAPVNGSTVIPEGQRCSQVLREYFRREIGPGFHFDAYMRAFVAESAGRTLADAIAHWHATRRTAAQLQEIGAQFELNRFLRDWHAEHPAGSRTEALAAWRAHRDRPRSPAAR, encoded by the coding sequence ATGAGTTCGAACGCGGGTGCTGAGAAGCGACCGGAGCTGAGTACGGCGTTGAGCGGGGACGAGCTGGCTCGCTGGTACTGGACGCTGGCCGAGCTGACCGTACTCGCCCGGGAGATCGGGGTGTCGCGGAGCGGTGGGAAGGTGGCGCTGACGGAGCGGCTGCGGGCCGCCTTGGACGGCGTCGCCCCGGCGGCCGCGCCGTCCCGGACGCGCAGCGCCGGCCACCAGCTTGCCGCGCCGGTGAACGGCTCCACCGTGATTCCCGAGGGTCAGCGGTGCAGTCAGGTGCTGCGCGAGTACTTCCGCCGGGAGATCGGCCCGGGCTTCCACTTCGATGCGTACATGCGAGCGTTTGTTGCCGAAAGCGCAGGGCGCACCCTGGCCGACGCCATCGCCCACTGGCACGCCACCCGCCGGACCGCTGCCCAGCTTCAAGAGATCGGCGCGCAGTTCGAGCTCAACCGCTTCCTGCGTGACTGGCATGCCGAGCATCCAGCTGGCAGTCGTACCGAAGCGCTCGCCGCTTGGAGGGCTCACCGCGACCGACCTCGTAGCCCGGCCGCGAGGTGA
- a CDS encoding N-acyl homoserine lactonase family protein — protein MGSFVRPASEAGGSQPRVEPVLAYLVRRDEGLILFDTGVGTADPETEARYRPHRRPLEAALSAAGVTLTDISLIVNCHLHFDHCGGNPLLAGKPVLVQSAELATARRGGYTIDELVDFPGATYKEITGEAEVWPGIWIIPTPGHTAGHQSLVIRQNDGTVVLAGQAHDFASHFASDHLARQAILHGLQPPLPTYQPWLERLTEFDPRRVLFAHDSSVWEPPQHSG, from the coding sequence CTGGGCTCCTTCGTCCGGCCGGCATCGGAAGCCGGTGGCTCGCAGCCGCGAGTTGAACCCGTCCTCGCCTATCTCGTGCGCCGCGACGAGGGACTGATCCTCTTCGACACCGGTGTCGGCACTGCCGACCCAGAGACGGAAGCCCGCTACCGCCCCCACCGCAGGCCACTCGAGGCAGCCCTCTCGGCCGCAGGAGTCACCCTCACGGACATCTCCCTCATCGTGAACTGCCACCTCCATTTCGACCACTGCGGCGGGAATCCCCTGCTCGCCGGCAAGCCCGTCCTCGTGCAGTCCGCGGAGCTGGCCACCGCCCGCCGAGGCGGCTACACCATCGACGAACTCGTCGACTTCCCCGGCGCCACCTACAAGGAGATCACCGGAGAAGCCGAGGTCTGGCCGGGAATCTGGATCATCCCCACCCCCGGGCATACCGCCGGGCACCAGTCGCTCGTGATCCGACAGAACGACGGCACCGTGGTCCTCGCCGGCCAGGCCCACGACTTCGCATCCCATTTCGCCTCGGACCACCTGGCCCGCCAGGCCATCCTCCACGGCCTCCAACCGCCGCTTCCCACCTACCAGCCATGGCTGGAACGACTCACCGAATTCGACCCCCGCCGAGTCCTCTTCGCACACGACTCCTCCGTCTGGGAACCACCCCAGCACAGCGGTTGA